One Papaver somniferum cultivar HN1 chromosome 10, ASM357369v1, whole genome shotgun sequence genomic window carries:
- the LOC113316421 gene encoding F-box protein CPR1-like: MLSVTLDSCFNLQNDKKNNSLYRSVDYASILSALSSSVDYASILYDSSASRALSTSTCDGDIPMDYLIRDVLNKSRMLGTCNGLICMALNSSDDVFIWNPTTGEYKKVQSPFPTALCHSNRYGFYYDSIVHDYKLVRIIDNNDHFLVDVFTISSRSLKKIQSINHYKYPVFRDEHMILFRRHISAFFLNGALHWLGVNTHIKPGSLTRVIVSFDVGSERFVDILFPEDAEITNRDRVIDYVGVLEDCLSLCTYHIHIHRIDIWLMQEYGVTESWTKRFSFRTYDIFIDIYRLKPLWSFTNGELLIVTNGEDKLSYDPKNDSLRVFEIRNGNPGSNCGS, encoded by the coding sequence ATGCTATCCGTAACCCTAGACTCATGCTTCAATCTGCAAAACGACAAAAAGAACAATTCTCTCTATCGTTCAGTAGATTATGCTTCAATATTATCAGCACTTTCGAGTTCAGTAGATTATGCTTCAATATTATATGATTCATCAGCTTCACGAGCACTTTCGACATCTACCTGCGATGGAGACATCCCAATGGATTATCTAATCCGAGATGTGTTGAATAAGTCTCGCATGTTGGGTACTTGTAATGGTTTGATTTGCATGGCTTTAAATTCGTCGGACGATGTTTTTATTTGGAACCCTACAACCGGTGAATATAAGAAAGTGCAAAGCCCGTTTCCCACAGCCCTCTGTCACTCTAATCGATATGGGTTTTATTACGATAGTATTGTCCATGATTACAAGTTGGTAAGGATCATTGACAATAATGATCATTTTCTAGTTGATGTCTTTACAATAAGTTCTAGGTCATTGAAAAAAATTCAAAGCATAAACCATTACAAGTATCCTGTTTTTCGTGATGAGCACATGATTCTTTTTAGAAGACATATTTCTGCTTTCTTCTtgaatggagctcttcattggttagGCGTCAACACCCACATAAAACCTGGTTCTTTGACCAGAGTTATAGTCTCTTTCGATGTTGGTAGTGAGAGATTTGTAGATATCTTATTTCCGGAAGACGCAGAAATAACCAATAGGGATCGGGTAATTGACTATGTTGGAGTATTGGAAGACTGTCTTTCTTTATGTACTTATCATATTCATATTCATCGGATTGATATATGGTTGATGCAAGAATATGGAGTGACAGAATCTTGGACTAAACGATTCAGTTTTAGAACCTACGACATATTTATCGATATCTATCGGTTGAAACCACTGTGGTCTTTTACAAATGGTGAGCTGCTAATCGTCACAAATGGAGAGGACAAACTGTCATACGACCCTAAAAATGATAGTCTTAGAGTCTTTGAAATTCGTAATGGTAACCCTGGTAGCAACTGTGGCTCTTAA